A DNA window from Syngnathus typhle isolate RoL2023-S1 ecotype Sweden linkage group LG2, RoL_Styp_1.0, whole genome shotgun sequence contains the following coding sequences:
- the LOC133150243 gene encoding uncharacterized protein K02A2.6-like → MATNIPPPEEMKMSGDLASNWDNFRGEFEDYLLATGLSEKEQPVQAATLRRVMGNECRHIYKHNLGLTVDQGKDVKVILDALEEYFKPARNVIFERFVFGTCKQDEGEPIDVFVTKLREKAASCEYGQLKEDLIRDRLVLGVIDESVRRRLLRQKDLTLASAIDICRTAEMTDTRIQAITQDRPPETVHKMDGPRPRSPPRQERPDGIRNQTPNTYDSAMCRFCGITHRRGRDFCPAFGKNCRSCGTANHFAKVCMKRGQATRQLHAADGEVPEDMDRSDMGAHIYTMESIGAVQGRGKKWFVNLKMHGGFQRCQIDSGATCDVMSIKDMRRLDPGAKLLPSQTRLVLYSGQSMQSAGIFHTKCVVRGRVHRLRFEIVRSGQRPLLSGETSVRLGLVHFTIPEELLMVRHSSSGPLTRQQLVLTYADVFNDPVESLPGDVHFVLDSNVPPVQASPRNVPVAFREAVKAQLDRYEADGHLTSVSEPTEWISNMVIVRQAEKLRICIDPKSLNQALKRSHYIMPTLEDVLHKLPRARIFTLVDARDAFLQCRLDEESSYTTTFWTPWGRKRWLKLPFGVSVAPEIYQRKQHELLAGLDGVEPIADDILIVGCGGTDEIATRDHGAKLLALMQRCREVKLRLSLKKLVFRVREVNFHGHILSAEGLRADPEKIRAVRDMPHPVDAKAVQRFIGFVTYLARFMPRLSEVCEPLRRLLDKDVPWHWLPKHDAAVEEIKRLVTSAPILRYYDVTKPVTIQSDASQKGLGCCLLQENQPVSFASRALTQTEQNYAQIEKECLSIVFACQRFHYYLYGRGEITAETDHKPLISIFTKPLLSAPKRLQSMLLTLQGYNLKVVYKPGPDMHLSDTLSRATASPQGPGSRYSKQTVCCMQEAQVDAEQINQAEHLNVTNQRLRQIKLHTVSDGSLQLLQEVVLRGWPDRREDTPLAIREYWSIRDEISAQDGVLFKSQRVIVPKSLRAEMLKRIHASHVGGDACYRQARDTLYWPNMHGEIVDYVSQCSACNEYAHGQQRETMMSHALPTRPWQILSMDLFTQAGKDFLIMVDHYSDFWEVELLPDLSTETTVLRCKAQFARHGQPDRVITDCGAQFDCEAFRRFARDWDFDHVKSSPRYPRSNGKAESAVKIVKSLCRRAARAGTDPWLAILQWRNTPTEGMLSSPAQRLMSRRLRTPLPPQNGSPPHTPVPGRRTASGRIIRAPKRLDL, encoded by the exons ATGGCAACGAATATACCACCGCCGGAGGAGATGAAGATGAGCGGCGACCTGGCGAGCAATTGGGACAATTTCAGAGGGGAATTTGAAGACTATCTACTGGCAACGGGATTATCAGAGAAAGAGCAACCAGTGCAAGCAGCAACCCTACGGAGAGTAATGGGTAATGAATGTCGTCACATTTACAAGCATAACTTGGGTCTCACGGTGGACCAAGGGAAGGATGTTAAAGTTATTCTTGATGCTTTAGAGGAGTACTTCAAACCAGCTAGAAACGTCATATTTGAGAGATTTGTTTTTGGAACCTGCAAGCAAGATGAAGGGGAGCCCATTGATGTGTTTGTAACGAAACTGAGGGAGAAAGCTGCTTCGTGCGAGTATGGACAACTCAAAGAGGACTTGATCAGAGACAGACTGGTGCTGGGTGTGATTGATGAAAGTGTGCGCCGCCGGCTGCTCAGACAAAAAGATCTCACACTGGCATCGGCCATAGACATATGCAGAACGGCGGAGATGACAGACACGAGGATACAAGCAATCACGCAGGACAGGCCTCCGGAGACAGTGCACAAAATGGATGGCCCACGGCCACGTTCCCCGCCCAGGCAGGAGCGTCCGGACGGAATCCGAAATCAGACACCTAACACATATGACAGCGCTATGTGCAGATTCTGCGGCATCACGCACAGGCGTGGGCGTGATTTTTGCCCAGCCTTTGGGAAGAACTGTAGGAGCTGTGGGACCGCAAATCATTTTGCCAAGGTTTGCATGAAGAGGGGCCAAGCCACAAGACAGCTGCACGCGGCAGACGGTGAAGTTCCCGAGGACATGGACAGGTCTGACATGGGAGCCCACATTTACACAATGGAGAGCATAGGGGCAGTTCAGGGGCGAGGGAAGAAATGGTTTGTTAACTTGAAAATGCATGGTGGGTTTCAGAGGTGCCAGATAGATTCGGGGGCCACATGTGATGTCATGAGCATAAAAGACATGAGAAGACTTGACCCTGGGGCAAAGCTACTACCTAGCCAGACCAGGCTAGTATTGTATTCAGGCCAATCCATGCAATCCGCGGGCATATTCCACACAAAGTGCGTAGTGAGGGGTAGAGTACACAGACTGCGGTTCGAAATAGTGAGAAGTGGGCAGAGACCTCTGTTGTCAGGCGAAACGAGTGTGCGGCTAGGATTGGTGCATTTCACCATCCCAGAAGAACTTCTTATGGTGAGACACAGCAGCTCAGGGCCATTAACCAGACAGCAGCTTGTACTGACGTACGCAGATGTTTTCAACGATCCAGTTGAGTCACTCCCAGGGGATGTTCACTTTGTGCTAGATAGTAATGTACCCCCGGTGCAGGCTTCCCCACGCAACGTCCCGGTGGCCTTCAGGGAGGCAGTCAAGGCCCAGTTAGATAGGTATGAGGCTGATGGCCACCTGACGTCAGTGTCTGAGCCTACTGAGTGGATTAGCAACATGGTGATTGTCAGGCAGGCAGAAAAGTTGAGAATTTGCATAGATCCCAAGTCATTGAATCAGGCTCTAAAGAGGTCCCACTACATTATGCCGACACTTGAAGATGTGTTGCACAAGCTGCCCAGGGCCCGCATCTTTACACTAGTAGATGCAAGAGATGCCTTCCTACAGTGCAGATTAGACGAGGAGAGCAGTTATACCACCACGTTCTGGACGCCGTGGGGCAGGAAGCGGTGGTTAAAGCTGCCGTTTGGAGTGTCTGTGGCCCCTGAGATTTACCAGCGAAAGCAGCATGAGCTACTGGCAGGGTTAGACGGGGTGGAACCTATAGCGGACGACATTTTGATTGTGGGGTGTGGGGGGACAGATGAGATAGCCACACGGGACCATGGTGCAAAGCTGTTAGCGCTCATGCAAAGATGCAGGGAGGTAAAGCTGAGACTGAGTTTAAAGAAACTAGTGTTCAGGGTCAGAGAGGTCAACTTTCACGGACACATCCTATCAGCGGAGGGCCTTAGAGCAGACCCGGAGAAAATCAGAGCGGTCCGGGACATGCCACACCCCGTGGACGCCAAGGCCGTGCAGCGATTCATTGGGTTTGTGACCTACCTCGCAAGGTTCATGCCACGCCTATCTGAGGTGTGTGAGCCACTACGGAGATTGTTGGACAAAGATGTCCCATGGCATTGGCTGCCAAAACACGACGCAGCGGTCGAGGAGATTAAGCGACTCGTCACGTCCGCCCCGATCCTGCGATACTACGATGTGACCAAGCCAGTCACCATACAGAGTGACGCGAGTCAGAAGGGACTTGGCTGTTGCCTGCTGCAGGAGAATCAGCCGGTAAGCTTTGCTTCGCGGGCACTTACTCAGACGGAGCAGAACTATGCACAAATCGAAAAGGAATGTCTGAGCATAGTGTTCGCGTGTCAGCGATTTCATTACTATTTGTATGGGCGGGGGGAGATCACAGCTGAAACCGACCACAAGCCACTCATCTCCATTTTCACCAAGCCACTCCTCTCAGCGCCCAAACGACTCCAGAGCATGCTGCTCACACTACAGGGATACAATCTGAAGGTGGTGTACAAGCCAGGGCCCGACATGCACCTCAGTGACACCTTGAGTAGGGCCACGGCTTCGCCGCAGGGGCCTGGCTCGAGATATTCGAAACAGACTGTTTGCTGCATGCAGGAAGCACAAGTGGACGCTGAACAGATAAATCAGGCTGAGCATCTGAACGTCACCAACCAACGGCTGAGGCAGATAAAATTGCACACAGTGAGTGATGGGAGTCTTCAGCTGTTGCAGGAGGTGGTGCTCCGTGGTTGGCCGGATCGCCGGGAGGACACTCCACTGGCAATCAGAGAGTACTGGTCCATCAGGGACGAGATCAGCGCACAGGATGGAGTGCTTTTCAAGAGTCAGCGAGTTATAGTGCCCAAATCATTGCGTGCTGAAATGTTGAAACGCATCCATGCCAGCCATGTGGGAGGAGATGCCTGTTACAGACAGGCCAGAGACACGCTATACTGGCCCAACATGCACGGTGAGATCGTGGACTATGTGAGCCAGTGCTCAGCCTGCAACGAATACGCACACGGACAGCAGCGGGAGACGATGATGTCCCATGCACTCCCTACTCGACCATGGCAGATCCTCAGCATGGATCTGTTCACGCAGGCTGGCAAGGACTTTCTGATCATGGTTGATCATTATTCGGATTTCTGGGAAGTAGAGTTGCTCCCAGATCTTTCAACTGAGACCACGGTGCTGAGGTGCAAGGCCCAGTTTGCACGGCACGGTCAGCCTGATCGGGTAATTACAGACTGTGGTGCCCAGTTCGACTGCGAAGCGTTCAGGAGGTTTGCGAGAGACTGGGACTTTGACCATGTCAAATCCTCTCCCAGGTACCCAAGGTCGAATGGGAAGGCTGAGTCGGCCGTGAAGATTGTCAAGAGCCTGTGCAGGAGGGCAGCAAGGGCGGGGACCGACCCTTGGCTGGCCATCTTGCAGTGGAGGAACACGCCTACGGAAGGCATGCTGAGCAGCCCCGCGCAGAGGTTGATGTCTCGCAGACTGAGGACGCCACTCCCG CCTCAGAATGGATCGCCTCCACATACACCTGTGCCAGGGCGCAGGACGGCCAGTGGCAGGATTATAAGAGCGCCGAAGAGACTGGACTTGTGA